The genome window ACGCTCTTTCCGTACTATCAACCTTTTCTCGAGTTCAATCGCGCTCAGCGAGTCGTTACAGCGATGAAATCAGCGGACACTCGCGTACCTGGAAATAAGTTATTGGGACAGAGGAGGGGAAGCACATCGCTTCGAGAACATCTGATGTTCTGTCCCTCTTGCACACAGGAAGCGCGCAAAGAATTTGGTGAATGTTATTGGCATCGTGTCCATCAAATTCCGGGTCTCGAAGTCTGTCCTATCCATGAAGTTTGGTTAGAGAAAAGTACCGCTCCGGCACAAGCACTTGGAGGGTGGCACACTTTTGTCCCTGCAGAAAATGTTATCGACGATACGACGCCGAAGCCACTTCGTGCCTCTGAACCTGGGCACGAAGCTATGCGACAACTGGCACACGATGCGGCGTGGCTTCTAAACCAAACCTCCCTCCCCTCAAACCCTGTCACGCTGTGGAAGCGATATCGATACCTGCTCAGAGAACAAGGACTCTGCAGCTATCGAGGGAAAGTGGCGATCAAGAAATTGCTGGCTCTGTATTATCGCCAGTGCCCGTCTACCCTCCTTGCTCGCATCGAAGGACAGACAGGACGACTGACGTCGGGTCGAGGGGTTCTGAGCCTTGTTCGAAAACCCAGGACGGGGTTACCGGCGCTCTACCACCTCCTCATGATGCAGTGCCTGGGTAAGACAGCCGAAGCATTCTTCGAGATACCAGAAGAACCCGCAGACTTTGGGAGTGGCCCATGGCCATGCCTCAATACACTCGCCCAGCACTATCGACACTTAGTCGTGACTAACATCTCAGTCCACATCCAGAAGGATAGTGGACGACCCGTGGCGAGATTTGCCTGCGAATGCGGGTTTGCATATGTACGAGTCGGCCCTGACTGGGGACCACTCGCCCAATTTAGTTATACCCGTGTCGAGCAATATGGCCCTTTCTGGGATCGGAAGTTTACACGTCTCTGGTCAGCACCGAATCTTACGCTGCCATTCATCTCGCAAGTCGTGGGGATTGCGGAAAAGAATCTGTCCATGCATGCAGCCCGTCTTCACCTCCCGGTATGGAGAAGAGAGCATGGGCGAGCAGCGATACCGAGTCGCAAGCGCACCTGGCGTGGACATGTCCAACAGCCTACAATAACAACCGTCTTGTCCGCTCGGGAACAATGGACTACGCTCTGCCTTCTGGAGTCTCTCTCAGGTGCTCCGAGGCGAGAAGAACGCCGACTCTACCACTGGCTGTTTCGACATGATCGTGACTGGCTCATCGTTCAACCTCATCGTTCGAGAATCTCTCGTCGGGCTGGATCACACACGCAGGTCGACTGGAATGAAAGAGATCAGTTTCTTGCGCAGGTTATTGAAAGACAGATGGCACCCTTGATTCCAGCTCTGACAGGGTGTCACCGCATCTCAATGAACAAGCTCATTAAACAATCCGGATACCGACACCTCATCCAACCTAATTTACACCGCCTTCCCGCGACTCGTGCCACACTCAATCGAATTGTCACCTCTCATATGCCAGAAGACTAGAAACGAACGGAGGATTGAATGACGATGGGTATGATGCAGGGGTATCGCCAAGCAGTGCAAAAGTTTAGTGGCATCAAG of Nitrospira defluvii contains these proteins:
- a CDS encoding TnsD family Tn7-like transposition protein, whose translation is MLPAIPHPYPDELLYSLLGRYAQRLRIHSSSSFLNHLFGTPQLHTSIHCPTHLDRLAERLRGSLCLTGEEIINRLTLFPYYQPFLEFNRAQRVVTAMKSADTRVPGNKLLGQRRGSTSLREHLMFCPSCTQEARKEFGECYWHRVHQIPGLEVCPIHEVWLEKSTAPAQALGGWHTFVPAENVIDDTTPKPLRASEPGHEAMRQLAHDAAWLLNQTSLPSNPVTLWKRYRYLLREQGLCSYRGKVAIKKLLALYYRQCPSTLLARIEGQTGRLTSGRGVLSLVRKPRTGLPALYHLLMMQCLGKTAEAFFEIPEEPADFGSGPWPCLNTLAQHYRHLVVTNISVHIQKDSGRPVARFACECGFAYVRVGPDWGPLAQFSYTRVEQYGPFWDRKFTRLWSAPNLTLPFISQVVGIAEKNLSMHAARLHLPVWRREHGRAAIPSRKRTWRGHVQQPTITTVLSAREQWTTLCLLESLSGAPRREERRLYHWLFRHDRDWLIVQPHRSRISRRAGSHTQVDWNERDQFLAQVIERQMAPLIPALTGCHRISMNKLIKQSGYRHLIQPNLHRLPATRATLNRIVTSHMPED